From one Cereibacter sphaeroides 2.4.1 genomic stretch:
- a CDS encoding autoinducer 2 ABC transporter permease LsrC, whose protein sequence is MLDRIARDRVATLFIVTVLVLLAVGAAAPGFLSVRTAGIIWSNGLVLMLVALGIFPVILTRNIDVSGGSVLGLSAVTLGLTLNQGLPLPLASAAAVGTGILAGALSGLLVAVLRVPSIVATLGTLGLFRGVMLIATGGEWIEDLPEDLKALGAKSFAGLSVMGMVTAAAIVAVWLFLRSRRGGWVFVTGDNRAAAHHLGLPVKWIEFLVFVWGGAMYALAGIAFAAQIGFVPNQAGSGIELRAIAALVLGGVSLLGGVGTVAGVVIGVIFFTSIDTSLVFLRIPAYWNDLIGGAMLLAVLLIDGRLRIALEARDRAARYRRSSHRISPARDLEDAA, encoded by the coding sequence ATGCTTGACCGCATCGCCCGCGACCGGGTCGCGACGCTCTTCATCGTGACCGTCCTCGTCCTTCTGGCCGTGGGCGCGGCCGCACCGGGGTTCCTCTCGGTCCGCACCGCCGGCATCATCTGGTCGAACGGCCTCGTCCTCATGCTGGTGGCGCTGGGGATCTTCCCCGTCATCCTCACGCGCAACATCGACGTCTCGGGGGGATCGGTGCTGGGCCTCTCGGCCGTCACGCTGGGCCTCACGCTGAACCAGGGCCTGCCGCTGCCGCTGGCCTCCGCCGCGGCGGTGGGGACGGGCATCCTTGCCGGGGCGCTGAGCGGGCTTCTCGTCGCCGTGCTGCGCGTGCCCTCGATCGTGGCGACGCTCGGCACGCTCGGTCTCTTCCGCGGCGTGATGCTGATCGCCACGGGCGGCGAATGGATCGAGGATCTGCCCGAGGATCTGAAGGCGCTCGGCGCCAAGTCCTTCGCGGGCCTCTCGGTGATGGGCATGGTGACGGCCGCGGCCATTGTCGCCGTCTGGCTGTTCCTCCGCTCGCGCCGGGGCGGCTGGGTCTTCGTCACCGGCGACAACCGCGCGGCCGCGCACCATCTGGGCCTGCCGGTGAAGTGGATCGAGTTTCTGGTCTTCGTCTGGGGTGGCGCGATGTATGCGCTGGCGGGCATCGCCTTCGCGGCACAGATCGGCTTCGTGCCGAACCAGGCCGGCAGCGGGATCGAGCTGCGCGCCATCGCGGCGCTGGTGCTGGGCGGGGTCAGCCTTCTGGGCGGCGTGGGCACCGTGGCGGGCGTGGTGATCGGCGTGATCTTCTTCACCTCGATCGACACCTCGCTCGTCTTCCTGCGCATCCCCGCCTACTGGAACGACCTGATCGGCGGCGCCATGCTGCTTGCCGTTCTCCTGATCGACGGGCGGCTGCGCATCGCGCTCGAGGCCCGAGACCGCGCAGCGCGCTACCGCCGCTCGAGCCACAGGATCTCGCCCGCCCGCGATCTGGAGGATGCCGCATGA
- the lsrA gene encoding autoinducer 2 ABC transporter ATP-binding protein LsrA: MDKLLAELRSVSKSYAAVRVLKGVHFSVRAGEIHALLGGNGAGKSTLMKILAGLVAPSGGEVRLGGAPLVPATPAQAQAMGLYLVPQEAHIFPNQTVLQNIAVGMPKPAGAYRARVEALIAQLGVSLSPDAKAATLEIADRQIVEILRGLLREAKVLILDEPTSALTPHEVRTLFGHMRALRAEGHGLVFISHKLHELRAVADRITVLRDGHVVFAEAMETSPDAEILAAMSPGVTALDARERMREIAGAPVLTLDRLSGEGFVEISLSLRPGEILGLTGVVGAGRTELAETLVGLRAPAGGSVTLGGRDFRARGPADAMRAGLVHLSEDRQQYGLFLEAPLYWNVSSLVHGTLPFFLRPGRERRRFEQYRAQLGIRCEEADQPVGRLSGGNQQKVLLAKCLAAAPKVLILDEPTRGVDVGARNDIYRIIEDLAEQGTAVLLISSDFDEVRRLADRIAVMAGGHLAGELPAGASTDEIAQLAFEAGEAAHA; encoded by the coding sequence ATGGACAAGCTGCTCGCCGAACTGCGGTCCGTCTCGAAGAGCTACGCGGCCGTCCGCGTGCTCAAGGGCGTCCATTTCTCGGTCCGCGCGGGCGAGATCCATGCGCTGCTGGGCGGCAATGGCGCGGGCAAGTCGACCCTGATGAAGATCCTCGCGGGGCTGGTCGCACCGTCGGGCGGCGAGGTGCGGCTGGGCGGTGCGCCGCTGGTGCCCGCCACGCCCGCACAGGCGCAGGCCATGGGCCTCTATCTCGTGCCGCAGGAAGCGCACATCTTTCCGAACCAGACCGTGCTGCAGAACATCGCCGTGGGGATGCCGAAGCCCGCAGGCGCCTACCGCGCGCGGGTCGAGGCGCTGATCGCGCAGCTCGGCGTGTCGCTCTCGCCCGACGCCAAGGCCGCCACGCTCGAGATCGCCGACCGGCAGATCGTCGAGATCCTGCGCGGGCTCCTGCGCGAGGCGAAGGTGCTGATCCTCGACGAGCCCACCTCGGCGCTGACGCCGCACGAGGTCAGGACCCTCTTCGGCCACATGCGCGCGCTGCGCGCCGAGGGCCACGGCCTCGTCTTCATCTCGCACAAGCTGCACGAACTGCGCGCCGTGGCCGACCGGATCACGGTGCTCCGCGACGGCCATGTGGTCTTCGCCGAGGCGATGGAGACGAGCCCCGATGCCGAGATCCTCGCGGCCATGAGCCCGGGCGTCACCGCGCTCGATGCGCGCGAGCGGATGCGCGAGATTGCGGGGGCGCCGGTGCTGACGCTCGACCGGCTGAGCGGCGAGGGCTTCGTCGAGATCTCGCTCTCGCTCCGGCCGGGCGAGATCCTCGGGCTGACCGGCGTCGTGGGCGCCGGTCGGACCGAGCTTGCCGAGACGCTGGTGGGCCTGCGCGCGCCCGCGGGCGGGAGCGTCACGCTGGGCGGCCGTGATTTCCGCGCGCGCGGACCGGCCGATGCCATGCGGGCGGGGCTCGTGCATCTCTCCGAGGATCGCCAGCAATACGGCCTCTTTCTCGAGGCGCCGCTCTACTGGAACGTCTCGTCGCTGGTGCATGGCACGCTGCCCTTCTTCCTGCGCCCCGGGCGCGAGAGGCGCCGGTTCGAGCAGTATCGCGCGCAGCTCGGCATCCGCTGCGAGGAGGCCGATCAGCCGGTGGGCCGCCTCTCGGGCGGCAACCAGCAGAAGGTGCTCCTGGCCAAGTGCCTCGCCGCCGCGCCCAAGGTGCTGATCCTCGACGAGCCCACGCGCGGCGTCGATGTGGGCGCGCGCAACGACATCTACCGCATCATCGAGGATCTGGCCGAGCAGGGCACCGCGGTCCTGCTCATCTCGTCCGACTTCGACGAGGTGCGGCGGCTGGCCGACCGGATCGCCGTCATGGCCGGCGGGCATCTGGCGGGAGAGCTCCCGGCGGGCGCCTCGACCGACGAGATCGCCCAACTCGCCTTCGAGGCCGGGGAGGCCGCCCATGCTTGA
- a CDS encoding sugar-binding transcriptional regulator: protein MAEQTRSDFDEALMARVAWLYYNDGLTQNEVGEILNISRIKVSRLLDQGRSSGLIQVRINSRQQGCLELETRMKREFGLTDCRVIPESPVEDVNLRVGQAAAQYLMQKLAFGETISVGWGETVTHSIRMLGHTAQERSIGLYSLTGGVQTYVEGMREANWHRNVNIIPAPLVVSTPELARALMQEPAIAALMARALEADYKLVGIGGLGESATVVTQGYISAGEIDPLRRGGARGDILCRFYDRRGQDIGVPLHERVVGVDLDQLRRSERVIGAAGGPAKTGPILSALRGEILDILITDEPTALALLDAAEA from the coding sequence ATGGCGGAACAGACCCGGAGCGACTTCGACGAAGCGCTCATGGCACGCGTGGCCTGGCTCTATTACAACGACGGGCTGACCCAGAACGAGGTGGGCGAGATCCTCAACATCTCGCGCATCAAGGTCTCGCGGCTGCTCGATCAGGGGCGCAGCTCGGGCCTGATCCAGGTGCGGATCAACTCGCGTCAGCAGGGCTGTCTCGAGCTCGAGACCCGGATGAAGCGGGAATTCGGGCTAACCGACTGCCGGGTGATTCCCGAGAGCCCGGTGGAGGATGTGAACCTGCGCGTGGGTCAGGCGGCCGCGCAGTATCTCATGCAGAAGCTCGCCTTCGGCGAGACGATCTCGGTCGGCTGGGGCGAGACGGTGACCCACTCGATCCGGATGCTGGGCCACACCGCGCAGGAGCGCAGCATCGGGCTCTATTCCCTCACCGGCGGCGTGCAGACCTATGTCGAAGGGATGCGCGAGGCCAACTGGCATCGCAATGTGAACATCATCCCCGCCCCGCTCGTGGTCTCGACCCCCGAGCTTGCCCGCGCGCTGATGCAGGAGCCCGCGATCGCGGCGCTCATGGCCCGCGCGCTCGAGGCCGACTACAAGCTGGTGGGGATCGGCGGCCTCGGCGAAAGCGCCACCGTGGTCACGCAGGGCTATATCTCGGCGGGCGAGATCGACCCGCTGCGACGCGGCGGGGCGCGCGGCGACATCCTCTGCCGCTTCTACGACCGCCGCGGGCAGGACATCGGCGTGCCGCTGCACGAGCGTGTGGTGGGGGTCGATCTCGACCAGCTCCGCCGCTCCGAGCGCGTGATCGGCGCCGCGGGCGGGCCGGCCAAGACCGGCCCCATCCTCTCGGCCCTGCGCGGCGAGATCCTCGACATTCTCATCACCGACGAGCCCACGGCGCTCGCCCTTCTCGACGCGGCGGAGGCCTGA
- the lsrK gene encoding autoinducer-2 kinase, with protein MPYFLAIDAGTGSGRAVLFDETGAEIAASGQEWWHVADPRYPGSMDFDTEGNWAILARCCREVIARSGVDPAEIRAVSATAMREAFVLHDATGREIWACANVDARAGAEVRELKEDHPGLEAQIYARSGQTYALGALPRLAWLRRHAPETLARARSLTMLSDWILYRLSGELTLEPSNGGTTGLLDLRTRAPLTDALATVGLPTDLFPRGVTTGEVVGEVQTAAAAETGLAPGTLVVAGGGDCQTGALGLGIVREGDCAVLGGTFWQQVVNVPLTLTDPTMNLRINPHMVAGLNQAEAISFFVGAVMRWFRDSFGQGRDYTALEADSMQVPPGAHGIIPIFSDVMRYGDWFHAAPSLLNLSLDPAASGPAAIFRALQENAAIVARRNLESVFALTGHRPERLVFAGGAAKSAHWSQILADVTGLTVVTPEVKEATAQGCASAAATGAGHFASLAEAGGAWMRIDRTFTPDPALRPLYDEAGDRWARAYAAQRGLVQDGTATAMWRAPGT; from the coding sequence ATGCCCTATTTCCTCGCCATCGACGCCGGAACCGGCAGCGGCCGCGCCGTCCTCTTCGACGAGACCGGCGCCGAGATCGCGGCCTCGGGTCAGGAATGGTGGCATGTGGCCGACCCGCGCTACCCCGGCTCTATGGATTTCGACACCGAAGGCAACTGGGCCATTCTCGCCCGCTGCTGTCGCGAGGTGATCGCGCGGAGCGGCGTCGATCCCGCAGAGATCCGCGCGGTCAGCGCGACCGCCATGCGCGAGGCCTTCGTGCTGCATGACGCGACAGGCCGCGAGATCTGGGCCTGCGCCAATGTCGATGCCCGCGCGGGCGCCGAGGTGCGCGAGCTGAAGGAAGACCATCCGGGGCTTGAGGCTCAGATCTATGCGCGCTCGGGCCAGACCTACGCGCTCGGCGCGCTGCCGCGGCTGGCCTGGCTCCGCCGCCACGCACCCGAGACGCTGGCGCGGGCGCGCAGCCTCACCATGCTGTCCGACTGGATCCTCTACCGGCTCTCGGGCGAGCTGACGCTGGAGCCGTCGAACGGCGGCACCACCGGCCTTCTCGATCTGCGCACCCGCGCGCCCCTGACCGACGCGCTGGCCACCGTGGGGCTGCCCACAGACCTCTTCCCGCGTGGCGTCACCACCGGCGAGGTGGTGGGCGAGGTGCAGACGGCGGCCGCCGCCGAGACCGGCCTCGCCCCCGGCACGCTGGTCGTGGCGGGCGGCGGCGATTGCCAGACGGGCGCGCTTGGCTTGGGCATCGTGCGCGAGGGCGACTGCGCCGTGCTCGGCGGCACCTTCTGGCAGCAGGTGGTCAATGTTCCGCTGACGCTCACCGATCCGACCATGAACCTGCGGATCAACCCGCACATGGTGGCGGGCCTGAATCAGGCCGAGGCCATCAGCTTCTTCGTGGGCGCCGTGATGCGCTGGTTCCGCGACAGCTTCGGACAGGGCCGCGACTATACCGCCCTCGAGGCGGATTCGATGCAGGTCCCTCCGGGGGCGCACGGGATCATTCCGATCTTCTCCGACGTGATGCGCTACGGCGACTGGTTCCACGCCGCGCCGTCGCTGCTGAACCTCTCGCTCGATCCGGCGGCCTCGGGGCCTGCCGCGATCTTCCGCGCCCTGCAGGAGAATGCGGCCATCGTCGCGCGGCGCAACCTCGAGAGCGTCTTCGCCCTCACCGGCCACCGGCCCGAGCGGCTGGTCTTCGCGGGCGGCGCCGCAAAATCGGCGCACTGGTCGCAGATCCTGGCCGACGTCACCGGGCTCACCGTCGTCACGCCGGAGGTCAAGGAGGCCACCGCGCAGGGCTGCGCCTCGGCCGCGGCCACCGGTGCGGGCCATTTCGCCTCGCTCGCCGAGGCGGGCGGTGCCTGGATGCGGATCGACCGCACCTTCACGCCGGATCCCGCGCTCCGCCCGCTCTACGACGAGGCCGGCGACCGCTGGGCCCGCGCCTATGCCGCGCAGCGCGGCCTCGTGCAGGACGGCACCGCCACCGCCATGTGGCGCGCCCCCGGCACCTGA
- a CDS encoding antibiotic biosynthesis monooxygenase — protein sequence MLIQLVNIKVQDGTRETFLEAFRLNCDGTRKEPGNIRFDLLHDPADENNFFVYEIFESEAALDAHRQTDHYQTCVKMIDPITLGGRSKTYFTPVLVQERASA from the coding sequence ATGCTGATCCAACTCGTGAACATCAAGGTGCAGGACGGCACCCGCGAGACCTTCCTCGAAGCCTTCCGGCTGAACTGCGACGGCACCCGGAAGGAGCCGGGCAACATCCGCTTCGATCTGCTGCACGACCCGGCGGACGAGAACAATTTCTTCGTCTACGAGATCTTCGAGAGCGAGGCGGCCCTCGATGCGCACCGGCAGACCGACCATTACCAAACCTGCGTGAAGATGATCGATCCGATCACGCTGGGCGGGCGCAGCAAGACCTATTTCACTCCCGTCCTGGTCCAGGAGCGGGCGTCGGCCTGA
- a CDS encoding acetamidase/formamidase family protein gives MPEGKIDTATARRSLVVQGFTNSVLDPAAPMLGPLENGGTIIANTAPGCWGPMITPRLRGGHEVTQPVHVEGAEPGDAVVIRIRDITVTSVATASGHDSSPEGFCLGDPYVAARCPVCDTVWPETHVEGIGPEAVKCDVCGHAVTPFQIVHGYTVVFDETRAVGVTLPPAAAETIARDASHYAALPDQSAQHSILTFAPSDMAGVMVRMRPFLGQLGTCPSKAMPDSHNAGDFGAFLVGAPHAYAITAEELAEHKTDGHMDIDAVRPGAILVAPVKVRGAGVYMGDMHAAQGDGEIAGHTMDVAGSVTLQVEVLKDWPIDGPVLFPLAEDLPPLARPFSAAERAKAERLAAHWGVSELEPSAPVSVIGTAATMNAAIENGLSRAATLLGMTVPEVRNRATITGAIEIGRAPGVITVTLLAPMSRLDAVGLGDYAREQYGL, from the coding sequence ATGCCGGAAGGCAAGATCGACACCGCCACCGCCCGCCGCAGCCTCGTGGTGCAGGGCTTCACCAACAGCGTCCTCGACCCGGCGGCCCCGATGCTCGGGCCGCTGGAGAACGGCGGCACCATCATCGCCAACACTGCGCCCGGCTGCTGGGGCCCGATGATCACCCCGCGGCTGCGCGGCGGGCACGAGGTCACGCAGCCGGTCCATGTCGAGGGCGCGGAGCCCGGCGATGCGGTGGTCATCCGCATCCGCGACATCACCGTGACCTCGGTGGCGACCGCGAGCGGCCACGACAGCTCGCCCGAGGGCTTCTGCCTCGGCGACCCCTACGTCGCCGCGCGCTGTCCGGTCTGCGACACGGTCTGGCCGGAGACCCATGTCGAGGGGATCGGCCCGGAGGCGGTGAAATGCGACGTCTGCGGCCATGCAGTGACGCCGTTCCAGATCGTCCACGGCTACACGGTCGTCTTCGACGAGACGCGGGCGGTGGGCGTGACCCTGCCCCCGGCCGCAGCCGAGACCATCGCCCGCGATGCCTCGCATTATGCCGCCCTGCCGGACCAATCGGCGCAGCATTCGATCCTGACCTTTGCCCCCTCGGACATGGCCGGCGTGATGGTGCGGATGCGGCCCTTCCTCGGCCAGCTCGGCACCTGCCCCTCGAAGGCCATGCCCGACAGCCACAATGCCGGCGACTTCGGGGCCTTCCTCGTCGGCGCGCCGCACGCCTATGCGATCACCGCCGAGGAACTGGCCGAGCACAAGACCGACGGCCACATGGACATCGACGCGGTGCGACCGGGGGCGATCCTTGTGGCACCGGTCAAGGTGCGCGGCGCGGGCGTCTACATGGGCGACATGCACGCGGCTCAGGGCGATGGCGAGATCGCCGGGCATACGATGGACGTGGCGGGCAGCGTGACGCTTCAGGTCGAGGTGCTGAAGGACTGGCCCATCGATGGGCCGGTGCTCTTTCCGCTGGCCGAAGACCTGCCGCCGCTCGCGCGGCCCTTCTCGGCGGCCGAGCGTGCCAAGGCCGAGCGGCTGGCGGCGCACTGGGGCGTGAGCGAGCTCGAGCCGTCGGCGCCGGTCTCGGTCATCGGCACTGCGGCCACGATGAACGCCGCCATCGAGAACGGGCTGAGCCGGGCGGCGACGCTCCTCGGCATGACGGTTCCCGAGGTGCGCAACCGCGCCACCATCACCGGCGCGATCGAGATCGGCCGCGCACCGGGCGTGATCACGGTGACCCTGCTCGCGCCGATGTCGCGGCTCGATGCGGTGGGGCTCGGCGACTATGCGCGGGAGCAATACGGGCTCTAG
- a CDS encoding calcium-binding protein — MARIKGTARNDILQGTDAWDIIYGGSGNDRIYGGAGNDELKGGFGNDRLWGGTGRDDLEGGSGDDILSGGAGDDELEGDAGNDRLWGGAGNDELEGGSGADRLHGGSGNDRLDGGTGNDVLTGGAGRDVFEFERGDGRDRITDFTNGQDRLELDDFTRMQVQAVIDDARQVGGNVVLTLSADTQVVLENMKLAQLDMSDFLF, encoded by the coding sequence ATGGCGCGCATCAAGGGAACCGCCCGGAACGACATTCTGCAGGGCACGGATGCCTGGGACATCATCTATGGCGGCAGCGGAAATGACCGGATCTACGGCGGGGCCGGCAATGACGAGCTGAAGGGCGGCTTCGGCAACGACCGTCTGTGGGGCGGGACCGGACGGGACGATCTCGAAGGCGGCAGCGGGGACGACATCCTGTCGGGCGGCGCCGGCGACGATGAGCTGGAGGGCGATGCCGGCAACGACCGGCTCTGGGGCGGCGCGGGCAACGACGAGCTTGAGGGCGGCTCCGGCGCGGACCGGCTCCATGGCGGCTCGGGTAACGACCGGCTCGACGGAGGGACGGGCAACGACGTGCTGACGGGCGGGGCGGGCCGCGATGTGTTCGAATTCGAGCGCGGCGATGGCCGGGACCGCATCACCGACTTCACCAATGGCCAGGACCGGCTGGAGCTCGACGATTTCACCCGGATGCAGGTTCAGGCCGTGATCGACGACGCGCGTCAGGTCGGCGGCAACGTGGTCCTCACCCTGTCGGCGGACACGCAGGTCGTGCTCGAGAACATGAAGCTCGCGCAGCTGGACATGTCCGACTTCCTGTTCTGA
- a CDS encoding PepSY domain-containing protein gives MRLLLLPFLLLPSAAGSQDRALAPLPDHEAARRGVERGEMVPLGSLMPRIEREFGRVLEVELEEADDGRMVYEFEILRSDGRLIEVDVDVVTGLVVEVEDEEDDDDDDDDDDDDGME, from the coding sequence ATGCGCCTGCTTCTCCTCCCCTTTCTCCTTCTTCCCTCCGCCGCCGGCAGCCAGGACAGGGCTCTCGCGCCGCTTCCCGACCACGAGGCCGCGCGCCGCGGCGTGGAGCGGGGCGAGATGGTGCCGCTCGGCAGCCTGATGCCACGCATCGAACGCGAGTTCGGCCGCGTGCTCGAAGTGGAGCTGGAAGAGGCGGACGACGGCCGGATGGTCTACGAGTTCGAGATCCTGCGCTCGGACGGCCGGCTGATCGAGGTGGATGTCGATGTCGTCACGGGTCTTGTCGTCGAAGTGGAAGACGAGGAGGATGACGACGATGATGACGATGACGATGATGACGACGGGATGGAGTGA